In a single window of the Ruminococcus albus 7 = DSM 20455 genome:
- a CDS encoding cellulase family glycosylhydrolase gives MNGGISKKIIAGFVAMGVVIAGLIIALVVTNLGKNDDSWKKTEPKKKSEMVSSAADDSEEDEDLSDEEDEEEEDSEAEEDSSEEEKEDDVKKEGYVISWSSGNGWEDGDKKMSGLDIGINNYSDSAVSGWTLELEIDDLKSCDGWNGTFKVDGNKLTITNADYNADIAKGASVTCGCNIGTGSALNIKSAKLNGTDCTLKKGKVSQNNNNNNNNNNNNNGGNNNEKKDVDVKKLLKRSKDAKQGDDWLHTDGNKILDESGKQVWLTGVNWFGYNTGTNTFDGLWNSEFEPTIKAIADHGFNLIRVPMSAELINQWAAGEYPQANYNNAYNEELNSMNSLQIFDYFLKLAEENGMKVMPDIHSANTDASGHNANLWYTDRVSAKEYYAALEWMADRYKDNDTIIAFDLKNEPHGKPAEGDQAAIWNNSKADNNWKYVAETAAKKVLAKNPNVLIMVEGIEIYPKNIKKNGDYKSQDNEDYYFNWWGGNLRGVKDYPIDLGKHQDKLVYSPHDYGPTVYEQPWFEGSYDFKSLKKDCWQDNWLYIHEKKTAPLLIGEWGGFMTEPNITWMTYMRQLIKENHLNHTFWCFNANSGDTGGLVLDDFTTWDEEKYDFVKEVLWQEDGKFVGLDHKIALGKNGITLSKAKGL, from the coding sequence ATGAACGGAGGTATTTCCAAAAAGATCATCGCAGGGTTCGTCGCTATGGGTGTTGTTATCGCAGGGCTCATAATCGCTCTGGTAGTGACAAATCTTGGAAAGAATGATGATTCCTGGAAAAAGACCGAGCCGAAGAAAAAGTCGGAAATGGTATCTTCTGCAGCTGATGACAGCGAAGAAGATGAAGATTTATCTGATGAAGAGGATGAAGAAGAGGAGGACTCCGAAGCTGAGGAGGACAGCTCTGAAGAGGAAAAAGAGGACGATGTCAAAAAGGAAGGCTATGTTATCAGCTGGTCATCAGGCAACGGCTGGGAAGACGGCGATAAAAAGATGAGCGGCCTTGATATAGGCATCAATAACTATTCTGACAGTGCAGTCAGCGGCTGGACGCTTGAACTGGAGATAGATGACCTGAAGTCCTGCGACGGCTGGAACGGCACATTCAAGGTGGACGGCAACAAGCTTACCATAACCAATGCCGATTATAACGCCGATATCGCAAAGGGAGCTTCTGTTACCTGCGGATGCAACATCGGTACAGGCAGTGCGCTGAATATCAAGTCAGCTAAGCTCAACGGAACTGACTGCACACTTAAAAAGGGCAAGGTCAGCCAGAACAACAATAATAACAATAACAACAATAATAATAACAACGGCGGCAACAACAACGAGAAGAAAGACGTTGATGTGAAGAAGCTGCTGAAGCGTTCCAAAGATGCCAAGCAGGGTGATGACTGGCTGCATACCGACGGCAATAAGATACTCGATGAAAGCGGCAAGCAGGTGTGGCTGACAGGTGTCAACTGGTTCGGTTACAACACAGGCACCAATACCTTTGACGGCCTGTGGAACAGCGAGTTTGAACCTACCATAAAGGCAATAGCAGACCACGGCTTCAACCTTATACGTGTACCTATGTCTGCCGAACTTATAAACCAGTGGGCAGCAGGAGAGTATCCTCAGGCAAACTACAACAACGCTTATAACGAGGAACTCAACTCTATGAACTCTCTGCAGATATTTGACTATTTCCTTAAACTGGCAGAAGAGAACGGCATGAAGGTAATGCCCGATATCCATTCGGCAAATACCGATGCATCGGGTCACAATGCAAATCTGTGGTATACTGACAGGGTCAGCGCCAAGGAATACTATGCTGCACTGGAATGGATGGCAGACCGCTACAAGGACAACGATACGATCATCGCTTTTGACCTGAAGAACGAACCTCACGGCAAACCTGCCGAGGGCGATCAGGCAGCTATATGGAACAACAGCAAGGCTGACAATAACTGGAAGTATGTTGCTGAAACTGCCGCTAAGAAAGTTCTGGCAAAGAACCCCAACGTACTTATAATGGTAGAGGGCATCGAGATATATCCCAAGAACATCAAGAAAAACGGCGACTATAAGTCACAGGATAACGAGGATTACTACTTCAACTGGTGGGGCGGAAACCTCCGCGGCGTAAAGGACTATCCCATAGACCTCGGCAAACACCAGGATAAGCTGGTATATTCTCCACACGACTACGGCCCTACCGTATACGAACAGCCCTGGTTTGAAGGCAGCTATGATTTCAAGAGCCTGAAAAAGGATTGCTGGCAGGATAACTGGCTGTACATCCACGAGAAAAAGACTGCGCCTCTGCTGATAGGTGAGTGGGGCGGATTCATGACCGAGCCTAACATCACCTGGATGACATATATGCGCCAGCTGATAAAGGAGAACCACCTGAACCACACCTTCTGGTGCTTCAATGCAAACTCGGGTGACACAGGCGGACTTGTTCTTGATGACTTCACCACATGGGATGAAGAGAAGTATGATTTCGTAAAGGAAGTACTGTGGCAGGAGGACGGCAAGTTTGTCGGACTTGACCATAAGATCGCACTCGGCAAGAACGGTATTACATTATCAAAGGCAAAAGGTCTTTGA
- a CDS encoding alpha/beta hydrolase fold domain-containing protein has product MNILIKKFIRFYMRDLLTVFRTEGPAFAEALAEYKVRHPMTSAPPTYIRRKMEVIRRKVKGGVYYVAKDKYNRSGKTVMFIHGGGFFLEAMPLHWRFCQRLARDTGCTIIFPQYPMVPECGARASHIMLMEVYKAFAKSGDPKDLTIMGDSAGGTLSLSLSMLARDMGLPLAGEIVLISPGFTFGELTEKERRRAAYIKKHDAILGNFPVDKISELWYSDIDKNDKRADVKNGDLSGLPHITMISGTHDIMNIPARRFAAKLKKEGHSHEYIEKKGGAHDYALLKKSKYEYARIVSAVKGSKNYDLIGKQ; this is encoded by the coding sequence ATGAATATATTGATAAAAAAGTTCATCAGGTTCTATATGCGGGATCTCCTGACGGTATTCAGAACGGAAGGCCCGGCATTTGCAGAAGCACTGGCAGAGTATAAAGTCAGACACCCCATGACCTCCGCTCCGCCCACGTATATAAGACGGAAAATGGAGGTCATCAGACGAAAAGTAAAAGGCGGTGTATACTATGTCGCCAAAGATAAATATAACAGGAGCGGAAAAACAGTCATGTTCATTCACGGCGGTGGCTTCTTTCTGGAGGCGATGCCGCTGCACTGGAGATTCTGCCAAAGGCTTGCGAGAGATACCGGTTGTACCATAATATTCCCACAGTATCCCATGGTACCCGAATGCGGTGCGAGAGCCTCCCATATAATGCTTATGGAGGTATACAAAGCATTCGCAAAAAGCGGTGATCCCAAAGATCTTACCATTATGGGAGATTCAGCAGGCGGTACCCTTTCGCTTTCGCTTTCCATGCTGGCAAGGGATATGGGTCTGCCGCTTGCAGGCGAGATAGTACTGATATCACCGGGCTTTACTTTTGGTGAGCTTACGGAAAAAGAGCGCAGGAGAGCCGCATATATAAAAAAGCACGATGCCATACTCGGGAATTTCCCCGTTGATAAGATAAGCGAACTGTGGTACAGCGATATCGACAAAAACGATAAAAGGGCAGATGTCAAAAACGGCGATCTCAGCGGACTGCCGCATATCACCATGATATCGGGAACGCATGATATTATGAATATCCCTGCAAGACGCTTTGCCGCCAAGCTGAAAAAAGAGGGGCATAGCCATGAGTATATAGAAAAAAAGGGCGGAGCCCATGACTATGCTCTGCTCAAGAAAAGCAAGTATGAATAT
- a CDS encoding ABC transporter substrate-binding protein yields MNKMKIVFAGVLALMMCAGISACGKDGDDAKDSSANAIKLNEEQQAVVDEAANKLPEMKLDNSTIKWMAHYDINPGDGNVTPPGLQMFKDTYNGKIDFVQTTWDNRYTDLAKYVMSNDSPDFFPASDMDGFPKGAIKGMFEPVDDYIDLSSDLWADVKATSDAFTFGGGHYVIPIKSSPNFVCVYNTKTIEDNGYEDPATLYYNNEWTWSKFTEMCLDFTDSENDLYALDGYWYGQALNDTCGVPLIGLVDGKVVNNMKDPGVAKVQNLMYELQKNNVVFDRSTNNWSTRGDGATGEGLGTYQTLFIPVGLWGIENSPENVKPFGDVEAGEIMFCPMPRLDDSDTHYVSARVDGYHMVSNAPNPMGVVAYMNCLKVCDTEASQVTEQQLRNDYKWNDEMIDMRNEVYRLVNEHPVYDFQHGVSSELETMMSAVNQYTMITGGGAGTWTTCVEENASAVDYIIKEVNENMESPEK; encoded by the coding sequence ATGAATAAGATGAAGATAGTTTTTGCAGGGGTACTGGCGCTGATGATGTGTGCAGGTATATCTGCCTGCGGAAAAGACGGCGATGATGCCAAAGATAGTTCCGCAAATGCTATAAAGCTCAATGAGGAACAGCAGGCTGTGGTAGATGAGGCTGCAAACAAGCTGCCTGAAATGAAACTGGATAATTCCACTATAAAGTGGATGGCGCATTATGACATCAATCCCGGTGACGGCAACGTTACACCTCCGGGACTGCAGATGTTCAAGGACACCTACAACGGCAAGATAGATTTTGTACAGACCACATGGGACAATCGTTACACTGACCTGGCAAAGTATGTTATGTCGAATGATTCACCTGACTTTTTCCCGGCTTCTGATATGGACGGTTTCCCAAAGGGCGCTATAAAGGGTATGTTTGAACCTGTTGATGATTACATAGATCTTTCAAGCGATCTGTGGGCTGATGTAAAGGCTACAAGCGATGCATTCACTTTCGGCGGCGGTCATTATGTTATACCGATAAAGTCTTCGCCTAATTTTGTATGTGTATACAATACCAAGACTATTGAGGACAACGGATATGAAGATCCTGCTACGCTCTACTACAACAACGAGTGGACATGGAGCAAGTTTACTGAGATGTGCCTTGATTTTACAGATTCGGAAAATGATCTGTACGCTCTGGACGGCTATTGGTACGGTCAGGCACTTAACGATACCTGCGGTGTGCCCCTTATAGGTCTGGTGGACGGCAAGGTGGTAAACAATATGAAGGATCCCGGTGTTGCAAAGGTGCAGAATCTGATGTATGAGCTCCAGAAGAACAATGTGGTATTTGATCGTTCTACCAATAACTGGAGTACCAGAGGCGACGGTGCAACAGGTGAGGGCCTCGGCACTTATCAGACACTGTTTATACCTGTAGGACTTTGGGGCATAGAGAATTCACCTGAAAACGTAAAGCCTTTCGGTGATGTTGAAGCTGGCGAGATAATGTTCTGCCCCATGCCAAGACTTGATGATTCGGATACCCACTATGTTTCAGCCAGAGTCGATGGTTACCATATGGTAAGTAACGCTCCCAACCCCATGGGCGTAGTAGCTTATATGAACTGTCTGAAGGTCTGCGACACAGAGGCTTCTCAGGTAACAGAGCAGCAGCTGAGGAATGACTACAAGTGGAACGATGAAATGATCGATATGAGAAACGAGGTATACAGGCTCGTTAATGAGCATCCTGTATATGATTTCCAGCATGGCGTTTCAAGTGAGCTTGAAACTATGATGTCTGCTGTTAACCAGTATACTATGATAACAGGCGGCGGTGCAGGCACCTGGACTACCTGCGTAGAGGAAAACGCTTCAGCTGTTGATTACATCATCAAGGAAGTCAACGAGAACATGGAGTCTCCTGAAAAATAA
- a CDS encoding glycogen/starch/alpha-glucan phosphorylase yields the protein MNTNEFRGALESELSRSFGVTAENAAVWQLHDSISRVVMENISEQWKQSTEQHMSGRRAMYLSMEFLMGRAVYNNLLCLGLTEVVDEALKAHGRSLAELEDIEDAALGNGGLGRLAACFLDSAAAHDIPLDGYGIRYKYGLFKQSIVDGFQHEEADNWTKYGDPWSVRREEDAVEITYGDQKVLAVPYDMPIIGYGTKNIGNLRLWQAESAEDFDFAAFDSGDYDGAVKSQNDAENISKVLYPNDNTDKGKVLRLKQEYFFSAASVTDALRKHKARFGTLDNLADYVTIQLNDTHPVIAIPELIRQLIAEGYTFDAAFGIAHKVFNYTNHTIMAEALEKWDSKVVEKVLPDVYAVILQINEKFYADMYARGMDKAQIRDMAPIGDGKVKMAFMAIFVSSYVNGVAAIHTEILKNDALKEWYEIYPERFQNKTNGITQRRWLALCNPELSSLITKLLGNADWVKDLDELKKLEKYADDENVLKEFMAIKEAKKHQLAEFVKTHDDKDIDPDWIFDIQIKRLHEYKRQFLNALSILYIYFGIKDGSIKDFTPTVFIFGAKSAPGYRRAKAIIKLINEIGDFVNADPETADKLKVVFVQNYNVSYAEKLVCAADVSEQISTAGTEASGTGNMKLMLNGAVTLGTYDGANVEIAEEAGEENEYIFGARVEELAKIMPEYDPREILFKDEKIKRVLDKLIDGTFSDGGVPSDQEGSFLELYKALTDGASWHVPDHYYVLGDLTSYVEAKLRLNADYKDSLAFAKKCWLNICNAGKFSSDRTIKDYAENIWKI from the coding sequence ATGAACACAAATGAATTCAGGGGCGCTCTTGAAAGCGAACTTTCCCGCAGTTTCGGCGTAACGGCGGAGAATGCCGCGGTATGGCAACTTCATGACAGCATATCCCGTGTTGTTATGGAGAATATCTCCGAGCAGTGGAAGCAGAGCACCGAACAGCATATGTCGGGCAGGAGAGCTATGTATCTGTCTATGGAATTCCTGATGGGCAGGGCTGTGTACAACAATCTGCTGTGTCTGGGGCTGACAGAGGTAGTTGATGAAGCGCTGAAAGCTCACGGCAGAAGCCTTGCCGAGCTTGAAGATATCGAGGACGCGGCACTTGGCAACGGCGGTCTCGGCAGACTTGCGGCTTGTTTTCTGGATTCTGCGGCGGCTCATGATATACCGCTGGACGGCTACGGTATACGCTACAAATACGGACTTTTCAAGCAGTCCATCGTGGACGGCTTTCAGCATGAGGAAGCCGACAACTGGACAAAGTACGGCGACCCCTGGTCAGTAAGGCGCGAGGAGGACGCAGTTGAGATAACCTACGGCGACCAGAAAGTTCTGGCTGTTCCTTATGATATGCCCATAATCGGCTACGGTACCAAGAATATCGGCAATCTGCGCCTTTGGCAGGCTGAGAGTGCTGAGGATTTCGATTTTGCGGCATTTGACAGCGGCGATTACGACGGCGCGGTAAAATCCCAGAACGATGCTGAGAATATCTCCAAGGTGCTTTACCCCAATGACAATACCGACAAGGGCAAGGTGCTTCGCCTGAAACAGGAGTATTTCTTCTCGGCGGCTTCCGTGACCGATGCACTGCGCAAGCACAAGGCGCGTTTCGGCACACTGGATAACTTAGCAGACTACGTGACCATACAGCTGAACGATACTCACCCCGTTATAGCTATTCCCGAACTTATACGTCAGCTTATAGCAGAGGGCTATACCTTTGATGCGGCTTTCGGTATCGCACACAAGGTGTTCAACTATACAAACCATACCATAATGGCAGAAGCACTTGAAAAGTGGGACAGCAAGGTGGTTGAAAAAGTTCTGCCCGATGTTTATGCGGTTATACTCCAGATAAACGAGAAATTCTATGCCGATATGTATGCACGCGGCATGGACAAGGCACAGATACGCGATATGGCACCTATCGGGGACGGCAAGGTGAAAATGGCGTTCATGGCGATATTTGTAAGTTCCTACGTCAACGGAGTTGCGGCTATACACACCGAGATACTGAAAAATGACGCTCTCAAAGAGTGGTACGAGATATATCCCGAGCGTTTCCAGAACAAGACCAACGGCATAACACAGCGCCGCTGGCTGGCACTGTGCAACCCCGAACTTTCATCGCTGATAACCAAGCTCCTCGGTAATGCGGACTGGGTGAAAGACCTTGACGAACTGAAAAAGCTGGAAAAGTACGCTGATGACGAAAATGTGCTGAAAGAGTTCATGGCTATCAAGGAAGCTAAAAAGCATCAGCTGGCAGAATTTGTAAAAACCCATGATGACAAGGATATCGACCCTGACTGGATATTCGATATTCAGATAAAGCGTCTGCATGAGTACAAAAGACAGTTTCTCAACGCCCTCAGCATACTTTATATCTACTTCGGCATAAAGGACGGAAGTATAAAGGATTTCACACCTACTGTATTCATCTTCGGTGCTAAGTCTGCACCCGGCTACCGCAGGGCTAAGGCGATAATCAAGCTTATCAACGAGATAGGAGATTTTGTCAATGCTGACCCCGAGACAGCCGACAAGCTGAAAGTTGTATTCGTACAGAACTACAATGTATCATACGCTGAAAAACTGGTATGTGCGGCTGATGTATCCGAGCAGATATCAACAGCAGGCACGGAAGCAAGCGGCACGGGCAACATGAAGCTGATGCTGAACGGTGCGGTAACTCTTGGCACTTATGACGGCGCTAATGTTGAGATAGCCGAAGAAGCAGGGGAGGAGAACGAGTATATCTTCGGCGCGAGGGTGGAAGAACTTGCTAAGATAATGCCCGAGTATGACCCACGCGAGATACTCTTCAAAGATGAAAAGATCAAGCGGGTTCTCGACAAGCTGATAGACGGCACATTCTCCGACGGCGGTGTACCCTCGGATCAGGAGGGTTCATTCCTTGAGCTTTATAAAGCCCTCACCGACGGTGCAAGCTGGCACGTTCCCGATCATTACTATGTTCTCGGTGATCTTACAAGCTATGTGGAGGCTAAGCTGCGTCTTAATGCAGACTACAAGGACAGCCTTGCTTTCGCGAAAAAGTGCTGGCTGAACATCTGCAACGCAGGAAAATTCAGTTCTGACAGAACTATCAAGGACTACGCCGAAAATATCTGGAAAATATAG
- the metF gene encoding methylenetetrahydrofolate reductase [NAD(P)H], with protein MKTCEIFKNKTSLSFEVFPPRSDTPIDSIYSTVDELAHLKPDFISVTYGAGGNGSNATIGICEMIKEKHSIEPVAHLACINLTREKVLFELAQMKAAGIENILALRGDVNPNIPPHDDFKYASELIELIKENGDFNVIGACYPETHPEAASGVEDIKHLKEKVDAGCSQLISQLFFDNEDFYAFREKAAIAGIDVPIEAGIMPVTNPKTIARMATLCHARLPKKFLTIMQKYENDPIAMRDAGIAYAVSQIVDLIANDVDGIHLYTMNNPYIASKICEAVQTLFR; from the coding sequence ATGAAGACCTGTGAGATATTTAAAAATAAAACTTCTTTATCTTTTGAGGTATTCCCTCCGCGGAGCGATACACCGATAGACAGCATATACAGCACTGTTGACGAGCTTGCTCACCTTAAACCTGATTTCATCAGCGTGACATACGGTGCAGGCGGCAACGGAAGCAACGCTACTATAGGTATATGCGAGATGATAAAGGAAAAGCATTCCATTGAGCCTGTTGCTCACCTTGCCTGCATAAATCTCACACGTGAGAAAGTGCTGTTTGAACTGGCGCAGATGAAAGCTGCAGGTATCGAGAACATACTTGCCCTTCGCGGTGATGTAAACCCGAATATACCGCCCCATGATGATTTCAAATACGCATCTGAGCTTATCGAGCTTATAAAAGAGAACGGCGATTTCAATGTTATCGGCGCCTGCTATCCCGAAACTCACCCCGAAGCTGCTTCGGGCGTAGAGGATATAAAACACCTGAAAGAAAAGGTCGATGCCGGCTGTTCACAGCTTATATCACAGCTTTTCTTCGACAACGAGGACTTCTATGCATTCCGTGAAAAGGCTGCCATAGCAGGTATAGATGTACCTATCGAAGCAGGTATAATGCCTGTGACCAATCCCAAGACTATCGCAAGAATGGCAACACTCTGCCATGCAAGGCTGCCCAAAAAGTTCCTCACTATAATGCAGAAGTACGAGAACGATCCAATTGCCATGCGCGATGCGGGCATTGCCTATGCCGTATCTCAGATAGTTGACCTTATAGCCAACGACGTTGACGGCATACACCTTTACACTATGAACAACCCCTACATAGCCTCAAAGATATGCGAGGCTGTACAGACACTATTCAGATAA
- a CDS encoding glycoside hydrolase family 2 TIM barrel-domain containing protein — translation MKRTLFCSDWEFSKNPPGTDHDKASGWEKVDIPHDWLIYDARALYEDSTGWYRKTFRVNKDGMRRSLRFEGIYMDSKVYINGVPAGENKYGYTTFDVDITEFLREGENTVTVRADYLEPNSRWYSGAGIYRNVWLNEYAPEHILADGVYISADSNGMITVTAEVERPADITVDRLSLKAVVYDKDGNTVAETSCPCCAVDMSVMPAAVVHKGCKYSVNTMITKADSPELWDITAPHLYNWKVELLKDGKVIDTAEGRLGFRKTEMTCDKGFFLNGRHVKLHGACMHHDLGALGAAVNRCALRRQLVKLREMGVNAIRTSHNPPAAELLELADEMGFMILDEAFDMWELSKTEYDYGRFFSEWCERDVASWVRRDRNHPCVIGWSIGNEIYDTHASERGQEVTSMLKKLVELHDPRGNGFITIGSNYMVSENAQKCADILKIPGYNYAERLYDEHHAAHPDWAIYGSETSSVVQSRGVYHFPRSQSIVSEDDEQCSSLGNSAPGWAARNWEACIIPDRDAEYCAGQFIWTGFDYIGEPTPYATKNSYFGQYDTAGFAKDSAYVFRSAWTSYKDAPFVHIFPYWDFNEGEIIDIRAASNAPRVELYFNGEKIAEGDFDRDTCTQLTLDAQLPYHKGELLAIAYDTDGTELCRDVQRSFGDTAVIRLTPDKHIMKADGCDMIFVDISAYDKDGTFVANANDRVTVEVSGAGRLVGLDNGDSTDYDSYKGTSRRLFSGKLLAMIAAKDVGGDITVKVTSPRLPEAVLTLSAEETGDDSKGYPCVYENRSVPNDFGISEDDIPIRKIELYGREKIFSPEKRQLTFGIKLLPEDATQRDIVLRLTNACGIDSNLGRIVCYDENSVTVECLGDGEFYLRAQAKNGTDKFHIISAVRLTAEGLGRAFNDPYKMVMGGLYTIEHGRVTPGIQKGVNLRSGAWCGFERVDFGSIGSDTVTLPIFANYATPVRIQLWDGTPDNGELLGDYEYYKKSIWLTYQAETYRLKKPLRGVHTISIASQFDLDVQGFVFEQHPKEKAELCAALAENIYGDRFTVENEAVTGIGNNVNICFGSFDFAKSPESFVIKARSELPVNSINLLFKAEDGSEKRILCEFEGAAEYTARRFSADGISGKGTVELVFLPGCDIDLYSLRFE, via the coding sequence ATGAAAAGAACACTTTTCTGCAGTGACTGGGAGTTCAGCAAGAACCCTCCCGGAACAGATCATGATAAAGCCTCGGGCTGGGAAAAAGTTGATATCCCCCACGATTGGCTGATATACGATGCCCGTGCTCTTTATGAAGATTCAACAGGCTGGTACAGAAAGACCTTCCGTGTGAACAAGGACGGTATGAGGCGTTCTCTGAGGTTCGAGGGCATTTATATGGATTCAAAGGTCTATATAAACGGTGTGCCGGCAGGGGAGAACAAGTACGGCTATACCACCTTTGATGTGGATATCACCGAATTCCTCAGAGAGGGCGAAAATACCGTAACTGTGCGTGCAGACTACCTTGAACCAAATTCACGCTGGTATTCGGGAGCAGGAATATACAGAAATGTATGGCTGAATGAGTATGCACCCGAACATATCCTTGCGGACGGTGTATATATATCTGCTGATAGTAATGGTATGATCACCGTTACAGCCGAGGTGGAGCGTCCGGCTGATATTACCGTGGACAGACTTTCGCTGAAAGCTGTGGTATATGACAAGGACGGAAATACCGTTGCGGAAACTTCCTGTCCCTGCTGTGCTGTTGATATGAGCGTTATGCCTGCAGCTGTTGTGCACAAGGGCTGCAAGTATTCCGTCAATACCATGATAACAAAGGCAGATTCCCCTGAATTGTGGGATATCACAGCTCCGCACCTTTATAACTGGAAGGTCGAACTACTGAAGGACGGCAAAGTTATAGATACCGCCGAGGGCAGACTCGGTTTCCGCAAAACGGAGATGACCTGCGACAAGGGCTTTTTCCTGAACGGCAGGCACGTCAAGCTTCATGGAGCTTGTATGCATCATGATCTTGGTGCACTGGGCGCTGCTGTAAACAGGTGCGCGTTAAGGCGTCAGCTTGTAAAGCTCCGCGAAATGGGCGTGAATGCTATCCGCACCAGCCATAATCCTCCTGCGGCAGAGCTTCTTGAACTGGCTGACGAGATGGGCTTTATGATACTTGATGAAGCGTTTGATATGTGGGAGCTTTCAAAGACGGAATATGACTACGGCAGATTTTTCAGCGAATGGTGTGAGAGGGATGTGGCATCATGGGTGCGCCGTGACAGGAACCACCCCTGCGTGATAGGCTGGAGCATCGGCAACGAGATATATGATACCCATGCGAGTGAGCGAGGACAGGAAGTGACCTCCATGCTGAAAAAGCTGGTTGAGCTCCATGATCCGCGCGGCAACGGATTTATCACCATAGGTTCGAATTATATGGTTAGCGAGAATGCACAGAAATGCGCAGATATCCTGAAAATACCCGGCTACAACTATGCCGAGCGCCTGTACGATGAACACCATGCTGCACACCCCGACTGGGCTATCTACGGCAGCGAAACTTCCTCGGTGGTGCAGAGCAGGGGAGTATACCATTTCCCGCGGTCACAGTCCATAGTCAGTGAGGATGATGAACAGTGCTCGTCACTGGGCAACAGCGCACCGGGCTGGGCTGCAAGAAACTGGGAAGCTTGCATAATCCCCGACAGAGATGCAGAATACTGCGCAGGGCAGTTTATATGGACAGGCTTCGACTATATAGGTGAACCTACGCCCTATGCCACCAAGAACAGCTATTTCGGTCAGTATGATACAGCAGGCTTTGCCAAGGACAGCGCCTATGTTTTCCGCTCGGCATGGACAAGCTACAAGGATGCACCTTTTGTACATATATTCCCTTACTGGGATTTCAACGAGGGCGAGATCATAGATATACGCGCAGCATCAAATGCACCGCGTGTTGAACTTTACTTTAACGGTGAGAAAATAGCCGAGGGAGATTTCGACAGAGATACCTGCACTCAGCTGACCCTTGATGCACAGCTGCCTTACCATAAGGGTGAACTTCTTGCAATAGCCTATGATACCGACGGCACAGAGCTTTGCCGCGATGTACAGAGGAGCTTCGGTGATACTGCCGTGATAAGGCTCACCCCCGATAAGCACATTATGAAAGCCGACGGCTGTGATATGATATTCGTTGATATATCCGCTTATGACAAGGACGGTACCTTTGTTGCCAATGCCAATGACCGTGTTACGGTGGAAGTCAGCGGTGCAGGAAGGCTCGTCGGTCTTGATAACGGTGATTCCACCGATTATGACAGCTATAAGGGTACATCACGCAGACTGTTCAGCGGCAAGCTGCTTGCCATGATAGCCGCAAAGGATGTGGGCGGCGATATCACGGTAAAGGTGACTTCACCAAGACTCCCCGAGGCTGTGCTCACGCTGTCCGCAGAAGAAACAGGCGATGACAGCAAGGGGTATCCCTGTGTTTATGAGAACAGGTCTGTGCCAAATGACTTCGGAATATCCGAAGATGATATACCCATAAGGAAGATAGAGCTTTACGGCAGGGAAAAGATCTTTTCTCCCGAAAAGCGGCAGCTTACCTTCGGTATAAAACTTCTGCCGGAAGATGCGACCCAAAGGGATATAGTGCTCAGGCTTACCAATGCGTGCGGCATAGATTCAAACCTTGGCAGGATAGTGTGCTATGATGAAAACAGCGTTACCGTGGAATGTCTTGGTGACGGTGAGTTCTATCTGCGTGCGCAGGCTAAAAACGGCACCGACAAGTTCCATATTATATCCGCTGTAAGACTGACTGCAGAGGGGCTTGGCAGGGCATTCAACGACCCGTATAAAATGGTAATGGGCGGACTTTATACCATTGAACACGGCAGAGTGACACCGGGTATACAAAAGGGTGTTAATCTGCGCAGCGGTGCGTGGTGCGGCTTTGAAAGAGTTGACTTCGGCAGCATCGGCAGCGATACCGTGACCCTGCCCATTTTCGCAAATTACGCGACCCCTGTGCGTATACAGCTATGGGACGGCACTCCCGATAACGGTGAGCTGCTTGGGGACTATGAGTACTACAAAAAATCTATATGGCTCACATATCAGGCAGAGACCTACCGTCTTAAAAAGCCTCTCAGAGGTGTGCATACAATAAGTATAGCATCTCAGTTTGATCTGGATGTTCAGGGCTTCGTGTTTGAGCAGCACCCAAAGGAGAAGGCAGAACTCTGTGCAGCGCTGGCTGAGAATATCTACGGTGACAGATTCACTGTTGAGAACGAAGCTGTAACAGGCATCGGCAATAATGTCAATATATGCTTTGGCAGCTTTGATTTTGCAAAAAGCCCCGAAAGCTTTGTTATAAAGGCTCGCTCCGAGCTGCCTGTGAACAGTATAAATCTGCTGTTCAAGGCTGAGGACGGCAGTGAAAAGCGAATACTCTGCGAATTTGAAGGCGCGGCAGAGTATACCGCAAGAAGATTTTCAGCCGATGGTATAAGCGGCAAGGGAACTGTCGAACTGGTTTTCCTGCCCGGATGCGATATAGATCTGTATTCACTCAGATTTGAATAA